A genome region from Anolis carolinensis isolate JA03-04 chromosome 6, rAnoCar3.1.pri, whole genome shotgun sequence includes the following:
- the cdv3 gene encoding protein CDV3 homolog isoform X2 — translation MAETEERSLDDFFAKRDKKKRKEKSGRGGGANAAAGAATSGGSVASSGASHAAGGSRQGEGGAGGAPNTNAASTGGSSGAASASSRAAHKEEDDWKEFEQEETIDYSGLRVQSMQISEKDDEEGEKRDEPRDNSEEPGGGADKSSGPWNRSAPTQIPIAEPVESPEPVQSGGVYRPPGARETRTRKVPQGPPEIYSDTQFPSLQSTAKHVDTRKY, via the exons ATGGCTGAGACGGAGGAGAGGAGCTTGGACGACTTCTTCGCTAAGCGGGACAAGAAGAAGCGGAAAGAGAAGAGCGGGCGCGGTGGAGGCGCCAACGCTGCTGCTGGTGCTGCTACTTCGGGGGGCTCCGTCGCCTCGTCAGGCGCTTCCCACGCGGCCGGAGGAAGCCGGCAGGGCGAAGGCGGAGCCGGCGGGGCGCCTAACACAAACGCCGCCTCGACCGGAGGGTCCTCCGGGGCCGCCTCGGCCTCCTCCAGGGCCGCGCACAAg GAGGAGGATGACTGGAAGGAATTTGAGCAAGAAGAAACAATTGATTACAGTGGCCTCAGAGTTCAGTCCATGCAAATTAG TGAAAAGGATGACGAAGAAGGTGAAAAAAGAGACGAACCACGAGATAATAGTGAAGAACCAGGTGGGGGTGCAGACAAGTCATCAGGTCCTTGGAATAGATCTGCTCCTACACAAATACCTATTGCTGAACCTGTTG AAAGCCCAGAGCCCGTGCAGTCTGGTGGGGTATACAGGCCACCTGGTGCAAGAGAAACCAGGACACGGAAAGTGCCACAAGGACCCCCTGAAATATATAGTGACACACAGTTTCCATCATTGCAATCCACTGCCAAGCATGTAGATACTAGAAA ATATTGA
- the cdv3 gene encoding protein CDV3 homolog isoform X1, producing MAETEERSLDDFFAKRDKKKRKEKSGRGGGANAAAGAATSGGSVASSGASHAAGGSRQGEGGAGGAPNTNAASTGGSSGAASASSRAAHKEEDDWKEFEQEETIDYSGLRVQSMQISEKDDEEGEKRDEPRDNSEEPGGGADKSSGPWNRSAPTQIPIAEPVESPEPVQSGGVYRPPGARETRTRKVPQGPPEIYSDTQFPSLQSTAKHVDTRKDKEMEKSFEVVKHKNRGRDEVSKTQATKLQLDNQYAVLGNH from the exons ATGGCTGAGACGGAGGAGAGGAGCTTGGACGACTTCTTCGCTAAGCGGGACAAGAAGAAGCGGAAAGAGAAGAGCGGGCGCGGTGGAGGCGCCAACGCTGCTGCTGGTGCTGCTACTTCGGGGGGCTCCGTCGCCTCGTCAGGCGCTTCCCACGCGGCCGGAGGAAGCCGGCAGGGCGAAGGCGGAGCCGGCGGGGCGCCTAACACAAACGCCGCCTCGACCGGAGGGTCCTCCGGGGCCGCCTCGGCCTCCTCCAGGGCCGCGCACAAg GAGGAGGATGACTGGAAGGAATTTGAGCAAGAAGAAACAATTGATTACAGTGGCCTCAGAGTTCAGTCCATGCAAATTAG TGAAAAGGATGACGAAGAAGGTGAAAAAAGAGACGAACCACGAGATAATAGTGAAGAACCAGGTGGGGGTGCAGACAAGTCATCAGGTCCTTGGAATAGATCTGCTCCTACACAAATACCTATTGCTGAACCTGTTG AAAGCCCAGAGCCCGTGCAGTCTGGTGGGGTATACAGGCCACCTGGTGCAAGAGAAACCAGGACACGGAAAGTGCCACAAGGACCCCCTGAAATATATAGTGACACACAGTTTCCATCATTGCAATCCACTGCCAAGCATGTAGATACTAGAAA GGataaagaaatggagaagagctttGAAGTAGTAAAACACAAAAATAGAGGTAGGGATGAGGTTTCAAAAACCCAGGCAACTAAACTCCAGCTAGACAACCAATATGCTGTGCTTGGGAATCATTAA